One genomic region from Rosa rugosa chromosome 1, drRosRugo1.1, whole genome shotgun sequence encodes:
- the LOC133733840 gene encoding NEDD8-specific protease 1-like, which yields MDEEVLTYNGVVLKRSDLDLLSGPHYLNDCIIQFYFSYLTSQYDDRTLLVSPTISFWLANSQNSEADFRDFEESHQLSKKQVVMFTVNDNEDTSQSDGGKHWSLLVYYRKSNTFVHYDSFGGFNSLVARKLYRAVKNCVAAPATQAPTPAGTSSLVTHISSKMGHKYYSKHLRRIINYPKKNMLVSFVIGYIFSKKYLRRFINYHPVKVCYALQKYIISNNGDDEETIDRDDDDDPWFREENVMPQQTNWYDCGLYMMAIARVICEWYYDEERAEQEQQNCFLKDDRFPNITKHLDNSLEYTMRSEMLRFIQHHIELKTN from the coding sequence ATGGATGAGGAGGTCCTGACTTATAATGGTGTTGTGCTGAAAAGGAGCGACTTGGATCTGCTTAGCGGCCCGCACTACTTAAACGATTGCATTATTCAATTCTATTTCAGTTATCTTACTTCCCAATATGATGATCGCACCCTTCTGGTTTCCCCTACAATCTCTTTTTGGCTGGCGAATTCTCAGAACTCCGAGGCTGATTTTAGAGACTTTGAGGAGTCTCACCAACTTAGTAAAAAGCAAGTTGTGATGTTCACCGTGAATGATAATGAAGACACGAGTCAAAGCGACGGTGGAAAGCATTGGAGCTTGCTTGTGTATTACAGAAAATCGAATACATTCGTGCATTACGACAGCTTTGGGGGTTTCAATAGTTTGGTTGCCAGAAAGTTGTATCGAGCGGTTAAGAACTGCGTGGCAGCTCCAGCAACACAAGCACCAACTCCAGCTGGGACTAGTAGTTTGGTTACCCACATTAGTTCTAAAATGGGACACAAGTACTACTCTAAGCACTTGCGGCGAATTATAAATTATCCCAAGAAGAATATGCTGGTGTCTTTTGTGATCGGATACATCTTCTCAAAGAAGTACTTGCGTCGGTTTATAAATTATCATCCTGTGAAGGTGTGTTATGCCCTGCAAAAGTACATCATAAGTAATAATGGAGATGATGAAGAGACTATCGAtagggatgatgatgatgatccttGGTTTAGAGAAGAGAATGTTATGCCTCAGCAGACAAATTGGTACGACTGCGGTTTATATATGATGGCTATTGCTAGAGTAATCTGTGAATGGTACTACGATGAGGAGAGGGCGGAGCAGGAGCAGCAGAATTGCTTCTTGAAGGACGACCGGTTTCCGAATATCACGAAGCATCTTGACAATTCTTTAGAATACACGATGCGCTCTGAGATGTTGAGGTTCATTCAACACCACATCGAACTTAAAACAAACTAG
- the LOC133726402 gene encoding uncharacterized protein LOC133726402 isoform X2: protein MDLEIRSFGASELFKSSAKCSYFSYNGESAGSCSVGAAASADRFDTVDAETSLIRAVYLDSKAELLTQTKRLAGGDVLDRATASKLLHLCCNFDSAECASALLVGELGTVPLVNEFDDSGKSPLHTAASAHASRCVEVLLKKHARTDLRTKDGQAQLALELSLSDTRMDLNWNPNDFSIEDLVIHMSEKDLSTVKLLSEKTKEIADVAYGYAVKGRVASLTALLIAAAEKVNDSVLELRDSESGTKEKVTIYEWLIREALSLGGRTALPLRAAKRASTATEGENSERRKLVLREIELLQLFGAVAQSSGGGDKKVTSPLIRAAQGGDEAVIQLLLKTNIDVNDADADGNSALHWILKLSRLLCPQQIKILLLLIDHGARVSQRNRLGLTAFHIAAGNGNSEALEVLLLEDPVGVQYRTEMKETPLFFAVKNESKECAELLLTWGANSEVLNLRRQRAIDLATSQDMRYILLNPTTVSLINHAFPNQHKCMALELTDEDTTNERNVNSSTKAEVCKYFDSHRGCVRGAKCFYAHCEEESRKVKEGADRSHFSAAKLLKRKIFVGGLPPSVDSDDLGKFCEEEFGSVDDAIVIVTQIENKIQSRGFGFVTFREEKSASEAMQAHYITMRGKKVEIKSLIPKLVLGAEFEKMSPQQRQQEKNIQNQLPQQKSNENIMEGDNPEQGSWADRLVLGQPVGCSTEPQVTKSSEDPSTPTWLKVFKKWFPGFLQGLSKHSNYALSSLKADFRAKFGLELDHSSVGYSKLSDFVKCFSDLCTVEILPICKRGTPTHVILRPKFSRPQRRLLPTLRTPHTLSLSALLVKGGDTKCLLDLSSGDCGDSKCLQDHLKCFQDLSVNKGSDSKCFQNLTIESVSDTKCLQDLSADNAANSKCLQDLSLDFGGDSKCIEDLSICNAGEKFGSSVTSHGQEKPSSGYPEMNSAEDKVQCVHPRFLQFLKPDPLFYGQKETDVLAGETDNEKGQCSAGDKGRINIRDPRRHLVLESLSKKWSKSYFLREFDFYKIYKERLSVRRCFACNQQKMIWANFPCKHLLWCTGCKLRAIEASGLFPHKCVLCDTEVQKMDLVLPLTSN, encoded by the exons ATGGATCTG GAAATACGAAGCTTCGGAGCCTCGGAGCTCTTCAAATCCTCTGCGAAATGTAGCTACTTTTCTTATAACGGTGAAAGCGCCGGTTCGTGTTCCGTCGGTGCCGCGGCGAGTGCGGACCGATTCGACACGGTCGATGCCGAGACGAGTCTGATCAGAGCCGTCTATCTCGACAGCAAGGCCGAGCTTTTGACTCAGACGAAGCGGCTCGCCGGCGGCGACGTGCTGGACCGAGCGACGGCGTCGAAGCTCCTGCACCTCTGCTGCAACTTCGACTCGGCGGAGTGCGCCTCCGCGCTTCTCGTCGGCGAACTTGGGACGGTTCCGCTCGTGAACGAGTTCGACGACTCGGGGAAATCGCCGCTGCACACGGCGGCGTCGGCTCACGCGTCGCGGTGCGTGGAGGTTTTGCTGAAGAAACACGCTCGTACGGACCTGAGGACCAAGGACGGTCAGGCACAGCTAGCACTGGAATTGTCGCTTAGTGACACAAG GATGGATCTGAATTGGAATCCGAACGATTTCTCCATTGAAGACTTGGTGATTCACATGAGTGAAAAG GATTTGAGCACGGTGAAACTTCTGAGTGAAAAAACCAAGGAGATTGCTGACGTGGCGTATGGCTACGCCGTTAAAGGCCGTGTAGCTTCTCTGACGGCGCTGCTCATCGCCGCCGCCGAGAAGGTTAACGATTCCGTCTTGGAGTTGCGTGATTCCGAATCGGGGACCAAGGAGAAGGTGACTATCTACGAATGGCTCATAAGGGAGGCTTTGTCCCTGGGCGGCCGTACAGCGTTGCCGTTGAGGGCGGCCAAACGCGCCTCCACGGCTACGGAGGGCGAAAACTCGGAGAGGAGGAAGCTCGTGCTTCGAGAGATAGAACTGCTTCAGCTCTTCGGAGCTGTAGCTCAGAGCAGCGGTGGTGGGGACAAGAAGGTGACTTCGCCACTCATCCGTGCAGCTCAG GGAGGAGACGAAGCAGTTATTCAGCTGCTTTTGAAGACAAATATAGATGTCAATGATGCTGATGCAGATGGAAATTCTGCTCTTCATTGGATCCTTAAATTGTCCAGATTGTTGTGTCCCCAACAGAtcaa AATTTTATTGCTTCTTATTGATCATGGTGCCCGAGTAAGCCAAAGGAATAGATTGGGGTTGACAGCATTTCATATTGCTGCTGGTAATGGTAATTCAGAGGCACTTGAG GTCCTTCTGTTGGAAGACCCAGTTGGTGTCCAATATAGGACGGAAATGAAAGAAACCCCCCTGTTTTTCGCTGTGAAGAATGAGAGTAAGGAGTGTGCTGAGCTTCTTTTGACGTGGGGAGCAAATAGTGAAGTCCTTAATCTGCG TAGACAAAGAGCTATAGACCTGGCAACCTCTCAAGATATGCGTTACATATTGCTGAATCCAACCACTGTTAGCCTCA TTAATCATGCTTTCCCCAATCAACATAAATGTATGGCTTTAGAGTTGACAGATGAAGACACCACTAACGAAAG AAATGTTAACTCAAGCACCAAGGCAGAGGTTTGTAAGTACTTTGACTCTCATCGAGGATGTGTCAGAGGAGCTAAGTGCTTTTATGCACATTGTGAGGAGGAGTCTCGGAAAGTGAAGGAGGGAGCAGACCGGAGTCATTTTTCTGCTGCTAAACTACTCAAACGCAAAATCTTTGTTGGTGGACTTCCTCCTTCAGTGGACTCTG ATGATTTGGGAAAGTTCTGTGAAGAGGAGTTTGGATCAGTGGACGATGCTATAGTCATTGTAACTCAAATAGAAAACAAGATACAATCTCGAGGCTTTGGTTTTGTCACATTTAGAGAGGAGAAATCGGCTTCAGAAGCTATGCAAGCGCACTACATCACCATGAGAGGCAAGAAAGTTGAAATAAAAAGTTTAATTCCAAAATTGGTTTTGGGAGCTGAGTTTGAGAAGATGTCACCTCAACAACGACAACAAGAGAAGAATATTCAAAATCAGCTTCCACAGCAGAAGTCGAACGAGAATATTATGGAAGGTGATAACCCTGAACAAGGTTCTTGGGCTGATAGATTAGTCCTTGGACAACCAGTGGGGTGTTCCACTGAACCTCAAGTTACCAAGAGCTCTGAGGATCCAAGCACTCCTACATGGCTAAAGGTTTTCAAGAAGTGGTTTCCTGGTTTCTTACAAGGTCTGTCAAAGCATTCAAATTATGCTCTGTCTTCTCTAAAAGCTGACTTCAGGGCTAAATTTGGGTTAGAACTGGATCACTCATCTGTGGGCTACTCTAAGCTCAGTGACTTTGTGAAATGTTTCTCCGATTTATGTACTGTTGAGATTCTCCCCATCTGCAAACGTGGAACTCCAACTCACGTGATCCTCCGGCCAAAATTTTCTAGGCCTCAACGCCGACTCCTTCCTACACTGAGAACACCTCACACTCTGTCTCTGTCTGCACTGCTTGTCAAAGGCGGTGATACAAAATGTCTTTTGGACCTCTCAAGTGGCGATTGTGGTGATTCAAAGTGTCTTCAGGACCATTTGAAGTGTTTTCAGGACCTTTCAGTTAACAAAGGCAGTGATTCAAAGTGTTTTCAGAACCTTACAATTGAAAGCGTTAGTGATACAAAGTGTCTCCAGGACCTTTCAGCTGACAATGCTGCTAATTCAAAGTGCCTTCAGGACCTTTCACTTGACTTTGGTGGTGATTCAAAGTGTATTGAGGACCTTTCCATTTGCAATGCTGGTGAGAAGTTTGGCTCAAGTGTCACTAGCCATGGGCAAGAGAAACCCTCCTCTGGGTATCCTGAAATGAACTCTGCAGAGGATAAAGTACAATGTGTGCACCCGAGGTTCCTTCAATTCTTAAAACCAGATCCTCTATTCTATGGTCAGAAAGAAACTGACGTGCTAGCCGGAGAGACTGACAATGAAAAGGGACAGTGCAGTGCAGGGGATAAAGGACGTATAAATATTAGGGATCCAAGACGGCATCTCGTTTTGGAGTCCCTGTCCAAGAAATGGAGCAAATCATACTTCCTTCGTGAATTTGATTTCTACAAG ATTTACAAGGAAAGATTATCGGTAAGAAGGTGTTTTGCATGCAACCAGCAGAAGATGATATGGGCCAATTTCCCTTGTAAACACTTGCTGTGGTGCACTGGCTGTAAGTTGCGGGCAATAGAGGCTTCTGGTCTTTTCCCACACAAATGCGTGCTGTGTGACACCGAAGTACAGAAAATGGATTTAGTACTTCCATTAACTAGTAACTGA
- the LOC133726402 gene encoding uncharacterized protein LOC133726402 isoform X1, translated as MDLEIRSFGASELFKSSAKCSYFSYNGESAGSCSVGAAASADRFDTVDAETSLIRAVYLDSKAELLTQTKRLAGGDVLDRATASKLLHLCCNFDSAECASALLVGELGTVPLVNEFDDSGKSPLHTAASAHASRCVEVLLKKHARTDLRTKDGQAQLALELSLSDTRMDLNWNPNDFSIEDLVIHMSEKDLSTVKLLSEKTKEIADVAYGYAVKGRVASLTALLIAAAEKVNDSVLELRDSESGTKEKVTIYEWLIREALSLGGRTALPLRAAKRASTATEGENSERRKLVLREIELLQLFGAVAQSSGGGDKKVTSPLIRAAQGGDEAVIQLLLKTNIDVNDADADGNSALHWILKLSRLLCPQQIKILLLLIDHGARVSQRNRLGLTAFHIAAGNGNSEALEVLLLEDPVGVQYRTEMKETPLFFAVKNESKECAELLLTWGANSEVLNLRRQRAIDLATSQDMRYILLNPTTVSLINHAFPNQHKCMALELTDEDTTNERNVNSSTKAEVCKYFDSHRGCVRGAKCFYAHCEEESRKVKEGADRSHFSAAKLLKRKIFVGGLPPSVDSADDLGKFCEEEFGSVDDAIVIVTQIENKIQSRGFGFVTFREEKSASEAMQAHYITMRGKKVEIKSLIPKLVLGAEFEKMSPQQRQQEKNIQNQLPQQKSNENIMEGDNPEQGSWADRLVLGQPVGCSTEPQVTKSSEDPSTPTWLKVFKKWFPGFLQGLSKHSNYALSSLKADFRAKFGLELDHSSVGYSKLSDFVKCFSDLCTVEILPICKRGTPTHVILRPKFSRPQRRLLPTLRTPHTLSLSALLVKGGDTKCLLDLSSGDCGDSKCLQDHLKCFQDLSVNKGSDSKCFQNLTIESVSDTKCLQDLSADNAANSKCLQDLSLDFGGDSKCIEDLSICNAGEKFGSSVTSHGQEKPSSGYPEMNSAEDKVQCVHPRFLQFLKPDPLFYGQKETDVLAGETDNEKGQCSAGDKGRINIRDPRRHLVLESLSKKWSKSYFLREFDFYKIYKERLSVRRCFACNQQKMIWANFPCKHLLWCTGCKLRAIEASGLFPHKCVLCDTEVQKMDLVLPLTSN; from the exons ATGGATCTG GAAATACGAAGCTTCGGAGCCTCGGAGCTCTTCAAATCCTCTGCGAAATGTAGCTACTTTTCTTATAACGGTGAAAGCGCCGGTTCGTGTTCCGTCGGTGCCGCGGCGAGTGCGGACCGATTCGACACGGTCGATGCCGAGACGAGTCTGATCAGAGCCGTCTATCTCGACAGCAAGGCCGAGCTTTTGACTCAGACGAAGCGGCTCGCCGGCGGCGACGTGCTGGACCGAGCGACGGCGTCGAAGCTCCTGCACCTCTGCTGCAACTTCGACTCGGCGGAGTGCGCCTCCGCGCTTCTCGTCGGCGAACTTGGGACGGTTCCGCTCGTGAACGAGTTCGACGACTCGGGGAAATCGCCGCTGCACACGGCGGCGTCGGCTCACGCGTCGCGGTGCGTGGAGGTTTTGCTGAAGAAACACGCTCGTACGGACCTGAGGACCAAGGACGGTCAGGCACAGCTAGCACTGGAATTGTCGCTTAGTGACACAAG GATGGATCTGAATTGGAATCCGAACGATTTCTCCATTGAAGACTTGGTGATTCACATGAGTGAAAAG GATTTGAGCACGGTGAAACTTCTGAGTGAAAAAACCAAGGAGATTGCTGACGTGGCGTATGGCTACGCCGTTAAAGGCCGTGTAGCTTCTCTGACGGCGCTGCTCATCGCCGCCGCCGAGAAGGTTAACGATTCCGTCTTGGAGTTGCGTGATTCCGAATCGGGGACCAAGGAGAAGGTGACTATCTACGAATGGCTCATAAGGGAGGCTTTGTCCCTGGGCGGCCGTACAGCGTTGCCGTTGAGGGCGGCCAAACGCGCCTCCACGGCTACGGAGGGCGAAAACTCGGAGAGGAGGAAGCTCGTGCTTCGAGAGATAGAACTGCTTCAGCTCTTCGGAGCTGTAGCTCAGAGCAGCGGTGGTGGGGACAAGAAGGTGACTTCGCCACTCATCCGTGCAGCTCAG GGAGGAGACGAAGCAGTTATTCAGCTGCTTTTGAAGACAAATATAGATGTCAATGATGCTGATGCAGATGGAAATTCTGCTCTTCATTGGATCCTTAAATTGTCCAGATTGTTGTGTCCCCAACAGAtcaa AATTTTATTGCTTCTTATTGATCATGGTGCCCGAGTAAGCCAAAGGAATAGATTGGGGTTGACAGCATTTCATATTGCTGCTGGTAATGGTAATTCAGAGGCACTTGAG GTCCTTCTGTTGGAAGACCCAGTTGGTGTCCAATATAGGACGGAAATGAAAGAAACCCCCCTGTTTTTCGCTGTGAAGAATGAGAGTAAGGAGTGTGCTGAGCTTCTTTTGACGTGGGGAGCAAATAGTGAAGTCCTTAATCTGCG TAGACAAAGAGCTATAGACCTGGCAACCTCTCAAGATATGCGTTACATATTGCTGAATCCAACCACTGTTAGCCTCA TTAATCATGCTTTCCCCAATCAACATAAATGTATGGCTTTAGAGTTGACAGATGAAGACACCACTAACGAAAG AAATGTTAACTCAAGCACCAAGGCAGAGGTTTGTAAGTACTTTGACTCTCATCGAGGATGTGTCAGAGGAGCTAAGTGCTTTTATGCACATTGTGAGGAGGAGTCTCGGAAAGTGAAGGAGGGAGCAGACCGGAGTCATTTTTCTGCTGCTAAACTACTCAAACGCAAAATCTTTGTTGGTGGACTTCCTCCTTCAGTGGACTCTG CAGATGATTTGGGAAAGTTCTGTGAAGAGGAGTTTGGATCAGTGGACGATGCTATAGTCATTGTAACTCAAATAGAAAACAAGATACAATCTCGAGGCTTTGGTTTTGTCACATTTAGAGAGGAGAAATCGGCTTCAGAAGCTATGCAAGCGCACTACATCACCATGAGAGGCAAGAAAGTTGAAATAAAAAGTTTAATTCCAAAATTGGTTTTGGGAGCTGAGTTTGAGAAGATGTCACCTCAACAACGACAACAAGAGAAGAATATTCAAAATCAGCTTCCACAGCAGAAGTCGAACGAGAATATTATGGAAGGTGATAACCCTGAACAAGGTTCTTGGGCTGATAGATTAGTCCTTGGACAACCAGTGGGGTGTTCCACTGAACCTCAAGTTACCAAGAGCTCTGAGGATCCAAGCACTCCTACATGGCTAAAGGTTTTCAAGAAGTGGTTTCCTGGTTTCTTACAAGGTCTGTCAAAGCATTCAAATTATGCTCTGTCTTCTCTAAAAGCTGACTTCAGGGCTAAATTTGGGTTAGAACTGGATCACTCATCTGTGGGCTACTCTAAGCTCAGTGACTTTGTGAAATGTTTCTCCGATTTATGTACTGTTGAGATTCTCCCCATCTGCAAACGTGGAACTCCAACTCACGTGATCCTCCGGCCAAAATTTTCTAGGCCTCAACGCCGACTCCTTCCTACACTGAGAACACCTCACACTCTGTCTCTGTCTGCACTGCTTGTCAAAGGCGGTGATACAAAATGTCTTTTGGACCTCTCAAGTGGCGATTGTGGTGATTCAAAGTGTCTTCAGGACCATTTGAAGTGTTTTCAGGACCTTTCAGTTAACAAAGGCAGTGATTCAAAGTGTTTTCAGAACCTTACAATTGAAAGCGTTAGTGATACAAAGTGTCTCCAGGACCTTTCAGCTGACAATGCTGCTAATTCAAAGTGCCTTCAGGACCTTTCACTTGACTTTGGTGGTGATTCAAAGTGTATTGAGGACCTTTCCATTTGCAATGCTGGTGAGAAGTTTGGCTCAAGTGTCACTAGCCATGGGCAAGAGAAACCCTCCTCTGGGTATCCTGAAATGAACTCTGCAGAGGATAAAGTACAATGTGTGCACCCGAGGTTCCTTCAATTCTTAAAACCAGATCCTCTATTCTATGGTCAGAAAGAAACTGACGTGCTAGCCGGAGAGACTGACAATGAAAAGGGACAGTGCAGTGCAGGGGATAAAGGACGTATAAATATTAGGGATCCAAGACGGCATCTCGTTTTGGAGTCCCTGTCCAAGAAATGGAGCAAATCATACTTCCTTCGTGAATTTGATTTCTACAAG ATTTACAAGGAAAGATTATCGGTAAGAAGGTGTTTTGCATGCAACCAGCAGAAGATGATATGGGCCAATTTCCCTTGTAAACACTTGCTGTGGTGCACTGGCTGTAAGTTGCGGGCAATAGAGGCTTCTGGTCTTTTCCCACACAAATGCGTGCTGTGTGACACCGAAGTACAGAAAATGGATTTAGTACTTCCATTAACTAGTAACTGA